GACCTACGGCTTCAAGCCGCACGAGGGCAACGAGCAGCGCGACAAGATCATCCAGCACGTCATGGACCGCTGCATCGCCAACAAGGTCCCCTGGGGCATGTTCAGCGCCACCATCGAGCAGACCGAGAAGTGGTTCGCCAAGGGCGGCAAGATCGGGACCGTGGGCAGCGACCTCGGCATCATCTTGGGCGGCATGGCCGACACGAACAAGAAGGTAGCGGCCATGAAGGCCCGCCTGAACAAGTAGTAGCGGCCCAAGGACGGCACGTCATACAACGCATGAGGCCCGGGAATTTCCCGGGCCTCATGGTATTTACACTCTGGGACGATCTTCGGTCTTCACGCCCCGTCCCCTCTTAATTCAGTATTCACTATTCCAAATTCACTATTCCTCACGCGCCCGCTCCCATTATCGGTCGGCTGTCCAGCAACGCACGCGCCATCTTGAGCAGGTCTTCCGCTCTGAAACCCACCCCCAGGTTGCCATCCGCCATCGGCTCCCTGCCGCCGTTCGACACCACCACGATTCGCGCCCGCGCGCCCAGCGCATCGCGCAGGCTCTCGTGCACGCGCGAGCCGTCGGGAGTGGGCAACGACGGGTCCACCAGCACCATGTCCGGCCTCACCTGTCGGGCGCACTCCAGCGCCAGTCGGCCGTCGTTGGAGGTATGCACCACGTAGCGGGGGTCTTCCCGCAGCGCTCGAACGGCGCGCGCCAGGACGGATACGTCGCCCGCCGCCACAAGGATGTTCCATGGCCCGTTCACCCAGGACCGCGACGCCTGCGGCGAGAGCGCTGCCGCCCCTGCCGTCTCAACCCTTCGCGACCTTCGACCGAACAGCGTGAGCATCCCGTCACCTCCGTGGCCACGGCGTACCGACTAGTCAATTACGACGCCTTACCACGAGTCTACCCCCGAAAATGCACTTCGTAAACTATTCTGGAGGCCCTTAATTCACCATTCACTATTCTCAATTCACTATTCTGATCCTTGACCGATACTCCTCCC
This region of SAR202 cluster bacterium genomic DNA includes:
- a CDS encoding response regulator; the encoded protein is MLTLFGRRSRRVETAGAAALSPQASRSWVNGPWNILVAAGDVSVLARAVRALREDPRYVVHTSNDGRLALECARQVRPDMVLVDPSLPTPDGSRVHESLRDALGARARIVVVSNGGREPMADGNLGVGFRAEDLLKMARALLDSRPIMGAGA